In the genome of Candidatus Neomarinimicrobiota bacterium, one region contains:
- a CDS encoding response regulator produces MMAKKRILIVDDEKFFIEPVKRLLESLDYEVFEALDGISGLSKAREVKPDLIMLDLMLPGMNGYQVCRLLKFDEQFRDIPVIIVSAKDGERDREVGTQSGAELYLVKPLNYQTFPAELEALL; encoded by the coding sequence ATGATGGCTAAAAAACGTATTTTGATTGTTGATGATGAAAAATTTTTTATTGAACCAGTCAAGCGCCTTCTTGAGAGTCTGGACTACGAAGTCTTCGAGGCTTTAGATGGTATTTCGGGGCTTTCCAAAGCCCGTGAGGTGAAACCTGATCTCATTATGTTGGATTTAATGTTGCCTGGAATGAATGGATATCAAGTGTGTCGTCTGTTAAAATTTGATGAACAGTTCAGAGATATTCCCGTGATTATTGTTTCTGCGAAAGACGGTGAACGGGATAGAGAAGTAGGCACACAGAGTGGCGCAGAGCTATATCTTGTGAAACCTCTCAACTATCAAACTTTCCCAGCTGAGCTGGAAGCCCTGCTGTAG
- a CDS encoding PilT/PilU family type 4a pilus ATPase, whose protein sequence is MYSLQDLLSVMSEAEASDLYVSVGAFPMLKISGEVYPIEKEQLTVENLEGLKNEMLNEEQLNEYHEQKELDYTLSLAGVGRFRVNFFRQRGTDSFVVRQIVSTIKTLSDLNLPPILAELALKDRGLVLVVGSTGSGKSTTLAAMIDYRNANKSGHILTLEDPIEFLHPHKKSLVNQREVGHDTLSFHKALKSALREAPSVLLIGEIRDREAMESALNFSETGHLVFSTLHATNTSQTIDRILSFYDRSEQDLAQMQLSQNLLAIVAQRLIPMENGKLTAALEILVSTARIKDLIQKGSIDLLPVAIKSGASESMQLFDQALYKLYKDKKISEMTAIDSADHPTDLKLMISSTEQREPTQEINLLDDDKESQKD, encoded by the coding sequence ATGTATTCCTTACAGGATTTGCTGTCCGTGATGTCTGAAGCGGAGGCTTCTGATCTGTACGTCTCCGTGGGTGCCTTCCCCATGCTGAAAATTTCTGGTGAAGTTTACCCCATTGAAAAAGAACAACTCACAGTTGAAAATTTGGAGGGTTTGAAGAACGAGATGCTTAATGAGGAGCAACTCAATGAATATCACGAACAAAAGGAGTTAGACTATACCTTAAGTCTCGCCGGTGTTGGTCGATTTCGAGTAAACTTCTTTCGTCAGCGTGGTACTGATAGTTTTGTCGTAAGGCAGATTGTATCTACCATAAAAACATTGAGCGATTTGAATCTTCCTCCCATTCTGGCTGAACTAGCTTTGAAAGATCGGGGCCTTGTCTTGGTAGTAGGTTCAACCGGTTCAGGAAAATCCACCACTCTGGCCGCCATGATCGACTATCGCAATGCCAATAAATCTGGTCATATCCTGACCCTTGAAGACCCCATTGAATTTCTGCATCCCCATAAGAAAAGTCTCGTGAACCAACGCGAAGTAGGGCACGATACACTCTCCTTTCATAAGGCACTAAAGTCTGCACTCCGCGAAGCACCGTCTGTTCTATTGATTGGTGAAATCCGCGACCGAGAGGCCATGGAATCAGCTTTAAATTTTTCTGAGACCGGCCACCTGGTATTCAGTACGCTACATGCCACAAATACGTCGCAAACCATTGACCGCATTCTTAGCTTTTATGATAGATCAGAGCAAGATCTGGCTCAAATGCAACTAAGCCAAAATCTCCTCGCTATTGTAGCTCAGCGTTTGATTCCAATGGAAAATGGCAAATTGACAGCTGCACTTGAAATATTGGTCTCCACCGCGCGCATAAAAGATTTGATCCAAAAGGGCAGTATAGATCTACTTCCCGTAGCTATAAAATCAGGAGCCTCTGAATCGATGCAGCTCTTTGATCAGGCTCTGTACAAGTTGTATAAAGATAAGAAAATTAGTGAAATGACAGCAATAGATTCTGCTGATCATCCAACAGACTTGAAATTAATGATCTCATCCACTGAGCAAAGAGAACCTACTCAGGAAATAAATCTTCTGGATGATGATAAAGAATCGCAAAAGGATTGA
- a CDS encoding type IV pilus twitching motility protein PilT: MEILDLLIFMRESGASDLHLHPFSRPIVRVDGEMRKTDIPPMLPEDLHILIYGIMTEVQRKTFEEDMELDFAADFKGIGRFRVNVFKSIHGDSAVLRSINEKVFSFEDLGLPVGLKDMAHKDKGLFLVTGPTGSGKSTTLNTIIDYINRTQKKHIITIEDPVEFTHTSQQSLITQREVGTTTHGFAQALRAALREDPDVIVVGEMRDPETTALAVTAAETGHLVFGTLHTVNTTKTLDRVIDQFPANQQDQIRIMISDTIVTILSQMLLKKKGGGRVAAFEVLTGTPAVANLIREAKTFQLRSILQMGSAQGMMTLEQSLGALVKDGHVDLEAALQVAAFPEDLEKLVEG, encoded by the coding sequence CTGGAAATACTGGATTTACTGATTTTCATGAGGGAAAGTGGTGCTTCAGATCTTCACTTACACCCCTTTTCCAGGCCAATTGTCCGTGTAGATGGTGAAATGCGAAAAACGGATATTCCGCCTATGCTTCCTGAGGATCTGCATATTCTCATATATGGTATTATGACCGAAGTACAGCGTAAAACCTTTGAAGAAGATATGGAGTTGGATTTTGCAGCTGACTTTAAAGGTATCGGTCGCTTCAGAGTAAATGTGTTTAAGAGTATCCATGGTGATTCAGCTGTTCTCCGGAGTATCAATGAAAAGGTATTTTCATTTGAAGACCTGGGCTTACCTGTGGGTCTCAAGGACATGGCTCACAAGGACAAAGGTCTTTTTTTAGTGACGGGACCTACTGGAAGTGGAAAATCTACAACCCTGAACACCATTATCGATTATATCAATCGAACCCAAAAAAAACACATCATCACCATTGAAGATCCTGTGGAATTTACCCATACCAGCCAACAATCATTGATTACCCAAAGAGAGGTTGGTACCACAACACATGGATTTGCACAAGCCCTGCGAGCTGCCCTCAGAGAAGACCCTGATGTGATTGTGGTAGGTGAAATGCGAGATCCTGAGACCACTGCCCTAGCCGTCACAGCGGCAGAAACAGGACACCTGGTTTTTGGGACCCTCCATACAGTCAATACCACAAAAACTCTGGATCGGGTCATTGATCAATTTCCTGCGAATCAGCAGGACCAGATCAGGATCATGATCAGCGATACCATCGTGACAATTTTATCTCAAATGCTCCTCAAGAAGAAGGGTGGGGGACGAGTGGCTGCTTTTGAAGTTCTCACAGGGACTCCTGCAGTAGCGAACCTAATTAGAGAAGCCAAAACATTCCAGCTTCGTTCTATTTTACAGATGGGATCCGCACAAGGTATGATGACCCTCGAGCAATCCTTGGGTGCTTTGGTAAAAGATGGTCATGTTGATCTCGAAGCAGCACTTCAAGTTGCCGCATTTCCTGAAGATCTTGAGAAATTGGTGGAGGGCTAA